DNA sequence from the Nitrospinota bacterium genome:
GATGGTGATGCCCGGCGACAACGTGTCTATAAGCGTTGAGCTGATCACGCCAATCGCGATGGAAAAAGAGCTTAGGTTCGCGATCCGCGAGGGCGGACGCACCGTGGGCGCGGGTGTGATAACGGAAGTTTTGGAGTAGGAAGATGCGGGACATAATTCACCTGCAATGCGTGGAGTGCAAGAGGAAGAACTACAGCGCGACGAAGAACAAGAAGACCAAGCCGGACAGGCTGGAGTTCTCGAAGTACTGCCGGTTCTGCGGAAAGCACACGGCGCACAAGGAGACCAAGTAAGTAAGGGGCATTAAAATCCCTTTTTGCAGGCCAGTAGCTCTAACGGCTAGAGCACCTCGCTCCAAACGAGGGGGTTGGGGGTTCGAATCCCTCCTGGCCTGCCAGTGAGATTTGATTTGGAAGAGTGAACAGGATGTTGGCTGATAAGATCGGGCAATTGACGCAGTTTTTCAAAGAGGTGCGCATAGAGACCAAGAAGGTGACCTTTCCGAGCAGGAAAGACACCTTGGTGACCACCTACGTGGTGATAGCGCTTGTGATAATCATAAGCATCTATCTGGGAATAGTGGACTTCGCGCTGTCCAAGCTGTTTGGCTTGGCGCTCAAGTAGGGCATATGGAGACAGAAGAAAAGCAGCAGGCCGGGGAAGACGCCGGCGTTCCGGCCGAGGCGGCCAATCCGGACATGAAGTGGTACATACTCCACACGTATTCCGGTTATGAGAAGAAGGTGATGGATCAACTGCGGAAGCGGATGAACCAGCATGGCCTGGGAGACAAGGTCGGCGAGATACTTGTTCCCGAGGAGGCCGTTGTCGAGATCAAGGGTGGAAAGAAGAAGACGAGCAAACGCAAGTTTTTTCCCGGTTACATAGTCATCCAGATGGTGATGGACGAGACCTCCTGGCACGTGGTCAAGGACACGCCCAGGATCACCGGGTTTTTGGGTGACGCGAATGCCCCGGTGCCGCTGTCGGCCGCCGAGGTGGACAGGCTCCGGGAGCAGCTTTCGGGCACGGCGGAAAAGCCTAAGCTCAAGTTCTCGTTCCAGGTGGGCGAATCGGTGCGGGTGAACGAAGGGCCGTTCGCGAATTTCACCGGGGTGCTGGACGAGGTGAATCCGGAGCGGGGCAAGGTAAAGGTCATGGTGAGCATCTTCGGCCGGGCCACTCCGGTGGAGCTGGAGTTCTCCCAGATAGAGAAAGTATAACTGGAATTTTATAGAGACGGGAGTCAGGTTTAAATGGCCAAGGAAGTCACAGGGAAAATAAAATTGCAGGTTCCGGCGGGGGCCGCCAATCCGGCGCCGCCGGTGGGCCCGGCTCTGGGCCAGCACGGCGTGAACATAATGGAGTTCTGCAAGCAGTTCAACGCCAGGACGCAGGGTCAGGAAGGGCTTATCATTCCGGTGATCATCAGCGTGTACTCGGACAGGAGCTTCACGTTCGAGCTCAAGTCCCCCCCGGCGGCGGTGCTGATAAAGAGGGCGGCCGGGATCGCGAAAGGGTCCGCCGAGCCCAACAAGAGCAAAGTGGGTAAAATCACCTGGGATCAGGTGCGGGAGATAGCCAGGACCAAGAAAGCCGATCTGTCGGCGGCCGATGAGGACGCGGCGATGAAATCGGTGGCGGGAACGGCCCGCTCTATGGGTGTGATTATCGAATGACCGCGCCGTTAATTGGAGTTTAACGAAATGCCAAGGAACAGTAAGAGATTCAGGGCCGCCGCCGCGAAGGTGGACAGGGAGAAGAAATATCCCCTGGCCGATGCCCTGGCGCTGGTGAAGGCGAACGCCGGCGCGAAGTTTGACGAGACGGTGGAGATCGCCGTCCGTCTGGGGGTGGACCCGGCCAAGGCGGACCAGATGGTGCGCGGGGCGGTGACCATGCCCAAGGGCACGGGGAAGAAACGCCGCGTGGCCGTGTTCGCCAAGGGAGAAAAGCTGAAGGAAGCGGAGGCCGCTGGCGCCGACACAGCCGGTGGCGACGATCTTGTGACCAAGGTGGCCGGGGGCTGGATGGACTTTGACATAGCGGTGGCCACTCCTGACATGATGGGGCAGGTGGGCAAGCTTGGCAAGGTGCTGGGGCCCAGGGGGCTTATGCCAAATCCAAAGTCCGGCACGGTGACTTTTGACATCGCCGGGGCGGTCAAGGAAATACGGGCGGGCAAGGTGGAGTTCCGGGTGGACAAGGCCGGCGTGCTTCACGCCCCCATTGGGAAGGCCAGTTTCGCCGCCGCGGACCTTTATGTGAACGCCCGTGCGTTGCTGGACACGATAAACAAGTTGAAGCCGTCCACTTCCAAGGGGACGTACGTTCGAAGCGTGGCTGTCAGCTCGACGATGGGGCCCGGTGTGCGCGTGGACGTCACCGAGGCTTCAGCGGGCCAGGCGGCTTGAAAGGGGGTGGCATAACATGGTGACCGAGGCGAAGAAAACTGAGGTTGAAGAGCTCCACAAGGCTTTCGATGAGGCCAAGGTGGCCCTTCTGGCCAATTTCTCCGGCGTTACGGTGGAGGATGTGGACGTTCTTAGGAGGAAACTGCGCGGGGCGAACACGCGGCTGAAGGTGGTGAAGAACACCTTGGCCAGGATCGCCGTGAAAGGGACCGGATGCGAGTCTGCCGGCGGGCTTTTCAAGGGGCCGGTGACGGTGGCGTTGGGCTATGGCGACGACATAAGCGCCACGGCGAAGGTGTTCCTGGATTTCGCGAAAGGCAAAGAGGAAAACCTCAAGATACTCGGCGGAGTGGTGGACGGTTCGTTTGTAGGCCCGGACGTGGTCAAGAAACTAGCCAGCCTGCCGCCCAAGCCGGTTGTCCAGGCGATGTTCCTCGGGTTGCTGCAGGCTCCGGCCCGCAATTTCCTGGGGGTTATGGAAGGCGCGGCTAGGAAGTTCCTGTACGCCGTGAACGCGATAGCGGAAAAGAAGAAAGAACAAGGCCAGGGCTGACAAGCTTGCGCCCGGGCTTTCAAGGAAATTTTAGAATCAGAACTAGGAGGATATAGGAAGATGCCAGCTACGAAGGACGATGTGAAGGAATTCATCAGGAACATGCCCGTTCACGAGCTTCTGGGCTTCGTGAAGGAGCTTGAGGAAGAATGGGGCGTTTCCGCCGCCGCTCCGGCCGCCGTGGCCGTTGCAGCCGGCGGGGCCGCCGGTGGCGCGGCAGCCGAGGCCGCTCCCACGGAGGTCAACGTTGTGCTTACCGCCGCTGGCGACAAGAAGATCCAGGTGATCAAGGTCGTACGCGAGCTGACCGGGCTTGGCCTCAAGGAAGCCAAGGACCTGGTGGACGGCGCTCCGAAAAACGTGAAGGAGAAGGTGTCGCCGGACGAAGCCAAGAAGATAAAGGAGGCGCTGGAGAAGGAAGGCGCCACCGTCGAGATAAAGTAGTTGACTCGAAGGTCTTTTGGCTGTCTTTTCGTGATCCGTTCATGCGGATGGGAGGCGCCTTGCCGGCGCTTCCCTTCCGTATCACTCAATAACGCGCGCGCGGCGCGGCTTTGATGCGCGCGATTGGGAGGTTTTATAGATAAATGGCGAAAGTCACCGGCTACAGGCGCGGTAAAGAACCCATCAAACGCAGGAATTTCTCCCGGATCCCCACGATAATGGAGATCCCGAACCTGCTGGAGATACAGACAAAATTTTACGAGAAGTTCCTGCAGAAGAACACGGCTCCGCAGAAGCGGCAGAGCGCCGGGCTGCAGGAGGTGTTCACCAGCGTATTCCCCATTTCCGACTACAACCAGACGGCGATGCTGGAGTTCAAGGGGTACGAACTGGGCATATGGGAATGCAAGTGCGGCGAGTACATGGACCTGGGCGGGCCCGGGGTGGTGTGCTCCACTTGCAAAAAAGAGGTCACGTACAAGGAGACCTACCGCAAGGAGGAGTGCCTCAAGCGCGGCCTGACGTACGCCGACCCGCTCAAGATCAAGGTGCAGCTCGTGGTCAAGGACCGCGATGAGGAGACAGGCGCCACCCACATAAGGGAGATCAAGGAGCAGAAGATATACCTGGGCGAAATCCCGCTGATGACGGACACGGGGACGTTCATCATAAACGGGACGGAGCGTGTGGCGGTGAGCCAGATGCACAGGTCGCCCGGGGCGTTTTTCACAAGCGAGAAGGGGAAAGGGCCCCAGTCTGGCCAGACGGCCTATTCGGCCAGGCTCATCCCGTACCGCGGCTCGTGGCTGGACTTCGAGTTCGACGTAAAGGACATCCTTTACGCGCGCATAGACAGGCGGCGCAAGTTCCCGGCCACCGTGCTGCTCAAGGCATTGGGGTACGACACTCCGGAGCTTCTGGGCTTTTTCTACCGGTTCATGGCGGTCAAGTACAACACCGGGACGGACGAATTTTCCACCCAGTTGAACCGCGACGCGCTTCCGATGGGCTTAAAGTCCCACGCGGACATCCATGACCCGAAGACCGGCGAGCTTATCGTGAAGGCCGGCCGCAAGCTGAACCGGAAGATCATGAAGGGGCTGGATGCGGCCAACGTCAAATCGCTCAAGCTCAGCGACGAGGAGCTGATCGGCCGTTTCATGGCCGAGGACATCGTCGACGAGCAGACCGGAGAGATACTCATCGAGATCAATTCGGCGATCAGCGCCGACACGCTCAAGATCATCCGGGACCGGAAGATCGAATCGGCGCAGATTCTGGTGGTGGACGAGCAGTTCCGGGACACCTCGATGCGCGACACGCTCATGCTCGACAAGATCGAGTCGCAGGACGAGGCGCTCAAGGAGATATACAAGAGGATGCGCCCCGGCGATCCGCCGACCGCGGACACCGCCAGGACGCTTTTTGACAACCTGTTCTTCAATCCGAAAAGGTACGACCTTTCGGAGGTGGGCCGCCACAAGCTCAACAGCAGGTTTGCCTTGGAACTGCCGCTTTCACAACGGCTGATAACCAAGGGGGACATCATCGGCACCGTGAAGGTGCTGTTCGACCTGCGGCGCGGCGCCGGTTCCGTGGACGACATCGACCACCTGGGCAACCGCCGGGTGCGCTCTGTTGGCGAGTCTGTTGAGAACCAGTTCCGGATCGGCCTTGTGCGGATGGAGAAAGCCATCGTCGAGCGGATGAACATGATGGACCTTACCACATGCATGCCGCACGACCTTATCAACTCCAAACCTGTGACCGCGGCGATAAAGGAGTTCTTCGGATCGTCGCAGCTGTCTCAGTTCATGGACCAGACAAATCCGCTGTCGTCGGTGACACACAAGCGCAGGCTTTCGGCCCTCGGGCCTGGCGGCCTTACGCGGGAACGGGCCGGATTCGAGGTGCGCGACGTGCATCCGAGCCATTACGGGCGCATATGCCCCATCGAGACCCCTGAAGGCCCGAACATAGGCCTTATCTCGTCGCTTTCGACTTTTGCGAGGGTGAACGACTTCGGGTTCATCGAGACGCCGTACCGCAAGGTGGAGAACGGAGTGGTGCAGGAAGATGTGCATTATCTTTCGGCCACGGACGAGGACAAGTATTCGATAGCTCAGGCCAACGCCCCGCTGGATGACAAGGGGAAGTTCCTGATAGACTTGGTCTCCGCCCGCAAGGGGGGTGACTACGTGCTGCTGCCTCCGGAGGAGGTGCAGTACATGGACGTTTCGCCCAAACAGCTTGTGTCGGTGGCGGCGTCGCTGATCCCGTTCCTTGAGAACGACGACGCGAACCGCGCGCTGATGGGCTCGAACATGCAGAGGCAGGCTGTGCCTCTGCTGCGGACGGAGACCCCGCTGGTGGGCACCGGCATGGAGGCCAAGGTTGCCAGGGACTCTGGCGCCGTGGTGTCCGCCCGGAACGCGGGCGAGGTGATAAGCGTGGATGCGTCCCGCGTGGTGGTTCGCGCCGAGGCGAAGGACCGGCACGAGTCCAAGGTGGACATTTACAGGCTGACCAAGTACAGCCGTTCCAACCAGAACACCTGCGTCAACCAGGTTCCGGTGGTGTCGCTGGGGCAGAAGATGCGCAAGGGGGACGTGATAGCCGACGGGCAGTCCACCGACCGGGGCGAGCTGGCCCTGGGGCGCAACGTGCTGGTGGCGTTCATGCCGTGGAACGGATACAACTTCGAGGACGCGATCATCGTCTCCGAGAAGGTGGTGAAAGAAGACATATACACCTCCATCCACATCGAGGAATTCGAGGTGGAGGCGAGGGACACCAGGCAGGGCAAAGAGGAGATCACCAGGGACATCCCGAACGTCTCCGAGGAGTCGCTCAAGAACCTGGACGAGTCCGGCATCATCCGGATAGGCGCCAAGGTGAAGACCGGGGACATCATGGTGGGCAAGGTCACCCCGAAAGGGGAGACGCTGCTGTCGCCGGAGGAAAAGCTTCTCAAGGCTATCTTCGGCGAAAAGGCAGGGGACGTGCGCGACACGTCGCTGACCGTGCCCCCCGGGAACGAAGGTACGGTGATCCACGTGAAGGTGTTCTCCAGGCGCGGCGCGGAGAAGGACACGCGCTCGGAGGCCATCGAGGCTGAGGACAAGGACCAGCTTGAAAAGGACATGGCCGAGGAGATCGAGATTGTCGGGCAGGAGAAGGACGAGAAGATCCGCTCCCTGCTTTTGAACAAGACCGCCTCCGCGGACGTGAAAAAAGGCTCCAAGGTCCTTGTGACCAAGAAGACCAAGCTTACCGCCGATATCCTCGCCGGGCTTGAGGGCAAGGACCTGTTGAAGGTGGAAGTGGACGCGGCCGGCGATATCGAGGATACGATCCGCCAGTTGGACGACGAGGCGAAGGAGGAGATAGATACCATCCGGGCCAAGTATGAGGACCGGATCACCAAATTCGCCCGCGGGGACGAGCTTCCGCCGGGGGTGATCAAGATGGTGAAGGTGTATGTGGCCATTAAGCGCAAGTTGCAAGTGGGCGACAAAATGGCCGGCCGCCACGGCAACAAGGGCGTGGTGTCGGTGATTGTGCCGGAGGAGGACATGCCGTTCATGGACGACGGCACGCCGATAGAGATCATCCTCAACCCGCTGGGCGTTCCTTCCCGTATGAACGTCGGGCAAATCATGGAGACCAACCTTGGGATGGCCGCCAAAAGGCTTGGCGACCATATGACGACCCCGGTTTTCGACGGGGCGCATGAGGGTGAGATAGCCGACCTTCTTGAAAAGTCCGGCTACCCGCGCAACGGCAAGATCAAGCTGACCGACGGGCGCTCAGGCGACAGGTTCGACCAGAGCGTGCTGGTGGGTTACATCTATATGTTGAAACTCCACCACCTGGTGGACGACAAGATCCACGCCCGGTCCACCGGCCCGTACTCGCTTGTGACCCAGCAGCCGCTGGGAGGCAAGGCGCAGTTCGGCGGACAGAGGCTCGGCGAAATGGAAGTGTGGGCGCTGGAGGCATATGGCGCGGCGTACACACTGCAGGAGATGCTCACGGTGAAGTCCGACGACGTGGAAGGGCGAAAGCGCATGTACGAGTCTATCGTGAAAGGCGACCATACGCTCCACCCCGGCCTGCCGGAGTCGTTCAACGTCCTTGTCAAGGAGCTTCAGGCCCTGGCGCTGGACGTGGAGCTTCTGCAGCATTCCGGATGAGGGCGGGCCTTTGGCCCGTTCTTTATCCGGCGGATCAGGATTGTTACAGAGAGCTTAAGAAACTTACAGCTTAGGAGATATGAAATTGGACACGTTCGGCAGCCCCTTTGGAGACAAGCCCAAAGACCCGATTTCGTTTAACGCCATCAGGGTCAGGCTGGCGTCGCCGGAGAAGATACGTTCGTGGTCGTTCGGCGAGGTCAAAAAGCCCGAGACGATAAACTACCGTACCTTCAAGCCGGAGCGGGACGGCCTTTTCTGCGCCAAGATATTCGGCCCGGTGAAAGACTGGGAGTGCAACTGCGGCAAGTACAAGCGGATGAAGTACAAGGGTGTGGTCTGCGAGAAGTGCGGAGTGGAAGTCACCCTGTCCAAAGTGCGCCGCGAGCGCATGGGTCATATAGAGCTTGCCAGCCCGGTGGCCCATATATGGTTTTTCAAGGGCCTTCCCTCGCGGATAGGCAACTTTCTGGACATAACCCTGCGCGACCTGGAGAGGGTGATCTACTTCGAGTCGTACGTGGTGATAGACCCGGGCGACACGGACTTGAAGTACAAGCAGCTTCTCACCGAGGATGCCTACCGCAAGGCGGCCGAGCAGCATGGTGAGACCGCATTCAGGGCCGGTATCGGCGCCGAGGCGATTGACGAGCTGATCAAGAGCATAAACATAGACGAACTGGCGGTGGAACTGCGCGAGGCGATCCGCGAGACCACGTCGCAGCAGACGCTTCGCAAGCTTGCCAAGAGGCTCAAGGTGGTGGAGGCGTTCCGCAAGTCCGGCAACAAGCCGGAGTGGATGATCCTCAAGGTTGTCCCGGTGATTCCGCCGGAGCTTCGGCCGCTCGTGCCGCTGGACGGCGGAAGGTTCGCCACCTCGGACCTTAACGACCTTTACAGGCGCGTGATCAACCGCAACAACCGCCTCAAGCGGATACAGGAGTTGAAGGCGCCGGACATAATAATCCGCAACGAAAAACGGATGCTGCAGGAGGCGGTTGCCGCCCTGTTTGACAACGGCCGCCGCGGCCGCACCCTCAAGGGGCCGAACAAGCGGCCGCTAAAATCCCTTTCGGACATGCTCAAGGGGAAGCAGGGGCGGTTCAGGCAGAACCTCCTTGGCAAACGCGTGGACTATTCGGGCCGCTCGGTGATCGTGGTGGGCCCGGAATTGAAGTTCAACCAGTGCGGGCTTCCGAAGAAAATGGCGGTGGAGCTTTTCAAGCCGTTCATATTCCACAAGCTCGAGGAAAAAGGATACGCCACCACGATAAAGGCGGCGAAAAAGATGGTGGAGCAGGAGCGCCAGGAAGTGTGGGAAGTGCTCGAAGAGGTGGTTGCCGACCATCCGGTGCTTCTCAACCGCGCGCCCACACTGCACAGGCTGGGCATACAGGCGTTCATGCCGCTTCTGGTGGAAGGAAAGGCCATAAGGCTCCATCCGCTGGTGTGCGCGGCGTTCAACGCGGACTTTGACGGCGACCAGATGGCGGTGCACGTGCCGCTTTCGCTGGAGGCCCAGACGGAGGCGAAGTTCTTCATGATGTCCATAAACAACATCATGTCGCCCGCTTCCGGCAAGCCGATCGCGGTGCCTTCGCAGGACATAGTTCTCGGCTGCTACTACCTTACAAAGGAGCGCGGCGGGTCCCTGGGCGAGAACAAGGCCTTCGCCGGGCCGTGGGAAGTGCGTTGCGCATATGACAACCGGGAACTGGCGCTAAACGCCAGGATACGGGTGCGCATAGACGGCAAGGTGTACGACACCACCACCGGGCGCGTTCTGATGTACGAGATACTTCCGGCGGGAGTGCCGTTTGACAAGGTGAACAGGCTGATGGTCAAAAAGGCGCTTCAGGACCTGGTGCAGGAAGTTTACAACAGCCAAGGGCGCGACGCCTGCGTGAAATTCCTGGACGACATGAAGGACCTGGGCTTTTCCATCGCCACCAAGGCGGGCATATCCATCTCGATGGACAATATGCTCATCCCGGCCAACAAGGAAGAGCTGGTGGAAAAGGCGCGCAGGGAAGTGGCCAAGGTGGACAACCAGTACCACGGCGGCCTTATCACCCACGGCGAACGCTACAACAAGATCATAGACATCTGGGCGCACGTCACCGAAGAGGTGTCGCGCGAGATGTTCAAGGAGCTTGAAAAGCAGGACGGCGCCATAGTCGCCGGCCAGGCGGTGAACATGGACTTCAACTCCATATACATCATGGCAGAGTCCGGCGCGCGCGGCAGCCAGCAGCAGATCCGCCAGCTGGCCGGAATGCGCGGCCTGATGGCCAAGCCCTCCGGCGAAATCATGGAGACCCCCATCACCGCCAACTTCCGCGAGGGGTTGTCGGTGCTGCAATACTTCATATCCACCCACGGCGCCCGCAAGGGCCTGGCCGACACGGCGCTCAAGACCGCCAACTCAGGCTACCTTACCCGCAGGCTCGTGGACGTGGCGCAGGACATCATTGTTCTCGAGCACGACTGCGGCACGCTCAACGGCATAGAGATATACGCCCTTGTAGAAGGCGGCAAGGTGATCCAGGAGCTGGGCGAACGCGTGCTGGGCAGGATAGCGCTCGGCGACGTGGTGGACCCGTTCAACAAAGAGGTGCTTCTCAAGGCCAACGACATGGTGGACGAGAAGGCGGTGGTGCTCCTCGAAGAGCGCGGCATCGAGCATATCAAGATACGCTCCGTGCTCACCTGCGAGGCGAAGGACGGCGTGTGCGCCCTTTGCTACGGGCGGAACCTGGCGTCTGGCCAGCTTGTGGAGAACGGCGAGGCGGTGGGTGTCATCGCGGCCCAGTCCATCGGCGAGCCGGGCACGCAGCTTACCATGCGGACCTTCCACATCGGCGGCACGGCGTCCAAAGTGGCGGAGCAGACGACGCTGCAGGCCAAGAAGGAAGGCGTTGTGCGATATGTGGACATAAAGAGCATAGCGCTCGGCGACGGCGGCCCGAAGGAATGGGTGGTGATGAGCCGCAACGGCGGCATTATCATCCAGAACGAGCAGGGGCGCGAGCTGGAGCGGCACAAGATAGTCTATTCGGCCCGCCTGAAGGTGGCCGACGGGGCGAAAGTGAAGGAAGGGGACACGCTGGCGGAATGGGATCCGTACACCATGTCCATCCTCACGGACACCGCCGGCCGGGTGGCCTTCGGCGACCTGATCGAGAATGTCACCATGCGCGAGGAGATCGACGACACCACCGGCCACGCCGAAAAAGTGGTGCTCGACCACCGCGACCCGACCAAGCAGCCCCGTGTGTCCATAAAGGACGACAAGGGAAAGACCATCGGCCGTTACATACTCCCGGCCGGGGCGCACATGGCGGTGCAGGAAGGCCAGATTGTCAAGGCCGGCGACGTGGTGGCCAAGATCCCGCGCGAGACGACCAAGACCAAGGACATCACCGGCGGCCTTCCCAGGGTGGCGGAGCTTTTCGAGGCGCGCAAGCCCCACGATCAGGCAACCATCACGGAAGTGTCCGGCAAGGTCTCCTTTGGCGGCATAGTCAAGGGCATGCGCAAGATCATCGTCACCACCGACACGGGGGAGGCGCACGAATACCTGCTGCCGCGCGGCAAGCACGTCAACGTCCACGAGGGGGACTATGTGCGGGCCGGCGAAGCGCTCATGGACGGCGCGTCCAACCCGCACGACATCCTGGCGGTGCTCGGCGAGAAGGAGCTCCAGAAATACCTGGTCAACGAAATCCAGGAG
Encoded proteins:
- the tuf gene encoding elongation factor Tu (EF-Tu; promotes GTP-dependent binding of aminoacyl-tRNA to the A-site of ribosomes during protein biosynthesis; when the tRNA anticodon matches the mRNA codon, GTP hydrolysis results; the inactive EF-Tu-GDP leaves the ribosome and release of GDP is promoted by elongation factor Ts; many prokaryotes have two copies of the gene encoding EF-Tu), translated to MVMPGDNVSISVELITPIAMEKELRFAIREGGRTVGAGVITEVLE
- the rpmG gene encoding 50S ribosomal protein L33, with translation MRDIIHLQCVECKRKNYSATKNKKTKPDRLEFSKYCRFCGKHTAHKETK
- the secE gene encoding preprotein translocase subunit SecE yields the protein MLADKIGQLTQFFKEVRIETKKVTFPSRKDTLVTTYVVIALVIIISIYLGIVDFALSKLFGLALK
- the nusG gene encoding transcription termination/antitermination protein NusG, whose product is METEEKQQAGEDAGVPAEAANPDMKWYILHTYSGYEKKVMDQLRKRMNQHGLGDKVGEILVPEEAVVEIKGGKKKTSKRKFFPGYIVIQMVMDETSWHVVKDTPRITGFLGDANAPVPLSAAEVDRLREQLSGTAEKPKLKFSFQVGESVRVNEGPFANFTGVLDEVNPERGKVKVMVSIFGRATPVELEFSQIEKV
- the rplK gene encoding 50S ribosomal protein L11 — encoded protein: MAKEVTGKIKLQVPAGAANPAPPVGPALGQHGVNIMEFCKQFNARTQGQEGLIIPVIISVYSDRSFTFELKSPPAAVLIKRAAGIAKGSAEPNKSKVGKITWDQVREIARTKKADLSAADEDAAMKSVAGTARSMGVIIE
- a CDS encoding 50S ribosomal protein L1, with the translated sequence MPRNSKRFRAAAAKVDREKKYPLADALALVKANAGAKFDETVEIAVRLGVDPAKADQMVRGAVTMPKGTGKKRRVAVFAKGEKLKEAEAAGADTAGGDDLVTKVAGGWMDFDIAVATPDMMGQVGKLGKVLGPRGLMPNPKSGTVTFDIAGAVKEIRAGKVEFRVDKAGVLHAPIGKASFAAADLYVNARALLDTINKLKPSTSKGTYVRSVAVSSTMGPGVRVDVTEASAGQAA
- a CDS encoding 50S ribosomal protein L10; this translates as MVTEAKKTEVEELHKAFDEAKVALLANFSGVTVEDVDVLRRKLRGANTRLKVVKNTLARIAVKGTGCESAGGLFKGPVTVALGYGDDISATAKVFLDFAKGKEENLKILGGVVDGSFVGPDVVKKLASLPPKPVVQAMFLGLLQAPARNFLGVMEGAARKFLYAVNAIAEKKKEQGQG
- the rplL gene encoding 50S ribosomal protein L7/L12, translating into MPATKDDVKEFIRNMPVHELLGFVKELEEEWGVSAAAPAAVAVAAGGAAGGAAAEAAPTEVNVVLTAAGDKKIQVIKVVRELTGLGLKEAKDLVDGAPKNVKEKVSPDEAKKIKEALEKEGATVEIK
- the rpoB gene encoding DNA-directed RNA polymerase subunit beta is translated as MAKVTGYRRGKEPIKRRNFSRIPTIMEIPNLLEIQTKFYEKFLQKNTAPQKRQSAGLQEVFTSVFPISDYNQTAMLEFKGYELGIWECKCGEYMDLGGPGVVCSTCKKEVTYKETYRKEECLKRGLTYADPLKIKVQLVVKDRDEETGATHIREIKEQKIYLGEIPLMTDTGTFIINGTERVAVSQMHRSPGAFFTSEKGKGPQSGQTAYSARLIPYRGSWLDFEFDVKDILYARIDRRRKFPATVLLKALGYDTPELLGFFYRFMAVKYNTGTDEFSTQLNRDALPMGLKSHADIHDPKTGELIVKAGRKLNRKIMKGLDAANVKSLKLSDEELIGRFMAEDIVDEQTGEILIEINSAISADTLKIIRDRKIESAQILVVDEQFRDTSMRDTLMLDKIESQDEALKEIYKRMRPGDPPTADTARTLFDNLFFNPKRYDLSEVGRHKLNSRFALELPLSQRLITKGDIIGTVKVLFDLRRGAGSVDDIDHLGNRRVRSVGESVENQFRIGLVRMEKAIVERMNMMDLTTCMPHDLINSKPVTAAIKEFFGSSQLSQFMDQTNPLSSVTHKRRLSALGPGGLTRERAGFEVRDVHPSHYGRICPIETPEGPNIGLISSLSTFARVNDFGFIETPYRKVENGVVQEDVHYLSATDEDKYSIAQANAPLDDKGKFLIDLVSARKGGDYVLLPPEEVQYMDVSPKQLVSVAASLIPFLENDDANRALMGSNMQRQAVPLLRTETPLVGTGMEAKVARDSGAVVSARNAGEVISVDASRVVVRAEAKDRHESKVDIYRLTKYSRSNQNTCVNQVPVVSLGQKMRKGDVIADGQSTDRGELALGRNVLVAFMPWNGYNFEDAIIVSEKVVKEDIYTSIHIEEFEVEARDTRQGKEEITRDIPNVSEESLKNLDESGIIRIGAKVKTGDIMVGKVTPKGETLLSPEEKLLKAIFGEKAGDVRDTSLTVPPGNEGTVIHVKVFSRRGAEKDTRSEAIEAEDKDQLEKDMAEEIEIVGQEKDEKIRSLLLNKTASADVKKGSKVLVTKKTKLTADILAGLEGKDLLKVEVDAAGDIEDTIRQLDDEAKEEIDTIRAKYEDRITKFARGDELPPGVIKMVKVYVAIKRKLQVGDKMAGRHGNKGVVSVIVPEEDMPFMDDGTPIEIILNPLGVPSRMNVGQIMETNLGMAAKRLGDHMTTPVFDGAHEGEIADLLEKSGYPRNGKIKLTDGRSGDRFDQSVLVGYIYMLKLHHLVDDKIHARSTGPYSLVTQQPLGGKAQFGGQRLGEMEVWALEAYGAAYTLQEMLTVKSDDVEGRKRMYESIVKGDHTLHPGLPESFNVLVKELQALALDVELLQHSG